Proteins encoded by one window of Synechococcus sp. WH 7805:
- a CDS encoding mannose-1-phosphate guanylyltransferase/mannose-6-phosphate isomerase translates to MSTPLIPVILCGGTGTRLWPLSRASYPKQYWPLGGSGDETLLQQTQQRLKGLDNLAPPLLICNDDHRFIVAEQMRQTGVEPGAILLEPMGRNTAPAVAVAALQATARGEDPLLLVLAADHVIRDAAHFRTAIDAGRTEAEAGRLVTFGIVPTTPETGYGYIEAAEPLQPGALTPVPIARFVEKPDRATAEQFLASGRFTWNSGMFLFKASAMLAELERLAPEVVSCCRAALEQDVADLDFLRLEREAFAKCPNVAIDVAVMEKTELGTVLPLAAGWSDVGSWSALWETADRDDDGNVLRGRVISEGSRNCYLRSEHRLVVGLGVENLVVVETDDAVLIADRSQAQNVKTIVKQLEADGSSEGKAHRKIYRPWGHYTGVVEDSRWQVKRISVKPGASLSLQMHHHRAEHWIVVKGTALVERDGDQQLIGENQSTYIPLGCRHRLTNPGRIPVELIEVQSGAYLGEDDIVRFDDVYGRSNAAARGALTPQ, encoded by the coding sequence GTGAGCACCCCTCTAATCCCGGTCATTCTCTGTGGCGGCACCGGCACGCGCCTTTGGCCCCTCTCCCGTGCCAGCTATCCCAAGCAGTATTGGCCCTTAGGGGGGAGCGGCGATGAGACCCTCCTACAACAAACCCAGCAGCGGCTGAAGGGACTCGACAACCTGGCGCCTCCCCTACTGATCTGCAACGACGACCACCGCTTCATCGTGGCCGAGCAGATGCGCCAGACCGGCGTGGAGCCCGGCGCGATCCTGCTGGAGCCCATGGGGCGCAACACGGCTCCTGCCGTGGCCGTCGCCGCACTCCAGGCCACAGCCCGTGGTGAGGACCCGCTGCTGCTGGTGCTCGCCGCCGACCATGTGATCCGTGATGCCGCCCACTTCCGCACCGCCATCGACGCCGGGCGCACGGAAGCGGAGGCCGGCCGGCTGGTGACCTTCGGCATCGTGCCCACAACGCCGGAAACGGGCTACGGCTACATCGAAGCGGCCGAACCGCTGCAACCCGGTGCCCTCACCCCCGTGCCGATCGCCCGCTTCGTGGAGAAGCCCGACCGCGCCACAGCCGAGCAGTTCCTTGCCAGCGGCCGCTTCACCTGGAACAGCGGCATGTTCCTATTCAAGGCCAGCGCCATGCTGGCCGAACTGGAGCGTTTGGCACCGGAGGTTGTGAGCTGTTGCCGCGCCGCCCTGGAACAGGACGTGGCCGATCTTGATTTCCTCCGCCTGGAGCGCGAAGCCTTCGCCAAATGCCCCAATGTGGCCATCGACGTGGCCGTGATGGAGAAAACCGAGCTTGGCACCGTGCTTCCCCTGGCAGCAGGCTGGAGTGATGTCGGCAGCTGGAGCGCCCTATGGGAGACCGCCGATCGCGATGACGACGGCAACGTGCTGCGGGGCCGCGTGATCAGCGAGGGCAGCCGCAACTGCTACTTGCGCAGCGAACACCGCTTGGTGGTGGGCCTGGGCGTGGAGAACCTGGTGGTGGTTGAAACCGATGACGCTGTGCTGATTGCCGATCGCAGCCAGGCCCAGAACGTGAAAACGATCGTGAAGCAGCTGGAGGCAGATGGCAGCTCAGAGGGCAAGGCCCATCGCAAGATCTACCGGCCCTGGGGCCACTACACCGGCGTAGTCGAAGACAGCCGCTGGCAGGTAAAGCGCATCTCCGTAAAGCCCGGAGCCAGCCTCTCCCTGCAGATGCATCACCATCGCGCCGAACACTGGATCGTGGTGAAGGGCACAGCTCTGGTGGAACGCGATGGCGACCAGCAGCTGATCGGCGAGAACCAGAGCACCTACATCCCCCTCGGTTGCCGGCACCGGCTCACCAACCCGGGAAGGATCCCGGTGGAACTGATCGAAGTGCAGAGCGGGGCTTACCTGGGAGAAGACGACATCGTGCGCTTCGACGACGTGTATGGCCGCAGCAATGCGGCCGCCAGGGGCGCACTCACTCCACAGTGA
- a CDS encoding sulfotransferase domain-containing protein: MTSDSLPALWPILRRQARRGNLNASQVFSLQRAFQQKPNWKRLDRWLKPLLTEAVRADDRQTAILQTGIWLRQMREFERAHHCLDLLNWRKARGQAFLQRGLVLQQLNQIDAAQKALRRSCRDGSSFAVASYHLGLLHRSTGEFDQAARWLLRSLKRDANPAHVHTVLQYCRCSDDMLRPIVRFYEQLHRRHPERALPLQQLSLYQQRQGDLIQAGKTAQKSVRLELGQRTSLLADEDLAPTPPDFLVLGVPKGGTTSLFAWLREHPQIWGHPRKELHFFDGDYHLGEAWYCAQFPRFQDGSGILRGEATPNVFSHPEAPARVTQLIPDVKTMVLLRDPLERAVSWVQHLQRLEGLEGSVESWLSQELESLQSLDADTLARSGRIGTGALQDSLYDIHLQRWRSSLPSSQQLLVISSERLFSQPSPQLSEVLGFLGLDSDPEPWMQAWVARNVNPGRRSTLPKSLESELRAFLQSHCQQSATETKESPVGWFE, translated from the coding sequence GTGACGAGTGACTCGTTGCCAGCGCTCTGGCCAATCTTGCGGCGCCAAGCCCGTCGGGGAAATCTCAATGCGTCACAGGTGTTCTCCCTACAGCGAGCGTTTCAGCAGAAACCCAACTGGAAACGACTGGATCGTTGGCTCAAGCCACTTCTCACTGAAGCTGTTCGCGCAGACGACCGGCAGACAGCGATTTTGCAGACAGGAATCTGGCTTCGCCAGATGCGCGAATTTGAACGGGCTCATCACTGCCTGGACCTCCTGAACTGGCGCAAAGCACGGGGTCAGGCCTTTCTGCAGCGCGGCCTTGTCCTGCAGCAACTGAATCAGATTGATGCAGCCCAAAAAGCCTTACGTCGCTCCTGTCGTGATGGAAGCAGCTTTGCCGTTGCGAGTTATCACCTCGGCTTGCTTCATCGCTCCACAGGAGAGTTCGATCAAGCCGCACGCTGGCTGCTGCGCTCACTCAAACGGGATGCGAATCCCGCCCACGTGCACACCGTGCTCCAGTACTGCCGCTGCAGCGATGACATGCTGCGACCCATCGTGAGGTTCTATGAACAGCTTCATCGACGCCATCCAGAGCGCGCCTTGCCGCTCCAGCAACTGAGCTTGTACCAGCAGCGCCAGGGAGATCTCATCCAAGCGGGGAAAACAGCTCAAAAGTCTGTGCGCCTGGAGCTTGGACAAAGGACAAGCTTGTTAGCAGACGAAGACCTGGCACCGACCCCTCCCGACTTCCTCGTTTTGGGTGTACCCAAAGGAGGAACCACATCGCTCTTCGCCTGGTTACGCGAACACCCCCAGATCTGGGGACATCCGCGCAAGGAACTGCACTTCTTCGATGGCGATTACCACCTCGGAGAAGCGTGGTACTGCGCCCAATTTCCGCGCTTTCAAGACGGCAGCGGAATCTTGCGCGGAGAAGCCACACCCAATGTCTTCAGCCACCCAGAGGCCCCAGCGCGGGTCACCCAGTTGATCCCGGATGTCAAGACGATGGTGCTCCTCCGCGATCCTCTTGAGCGCGCTGTGAGCTGGGTCCAGCACCTACAACGCCTCGAGGGACTGGAAGGCAGCGTGGAGTCCTGGCTGAGCCAAGAGCTGGAATCATTGCAATCACTCGATGCCGACACCCTGGCCAGATCGGGGCGGATCGGCACTGGAGCGCTCCAGGACAGCCTTTACGACATCCACCTCCAGCGATGGCGATCATCTCTGCCGAGTTCCCAGCAGCTACTCGTGATCTCAAGCGAGCGGCTCTTCTCCCAGCCAAGCCCCCAGCTGAGTGAAGTACTGGGGTTTCTTGGCCTTGACTCCGATCCTGAGCCCTGGATGCAGGCGTGGGTAGCCCGCAACGTGAATCCTGGACGCAGGAGCACACTCCCGAAATCCCTGGAATCAGAGCTCAGAGCCTTCCTGCAAAGCCATTGTCAGCAATCCGCGACAGAAACCAAGGAATCACCAGTGGGATGGTTCGAGTAG
- a CDS encoding HlyD family secretion protein, whose product MSQKSLPSPSANRVNESGDEALRLESRPSPVLPAVLVGSLSALFFVVVYFASTVKIDQIVSVPGKLVTRRSTQDLTTPEPGVVKRVLVKSGDVVQQGQELVVLDPRVQTSNVDELQKQLEAEAARLQSEQARIRETIRGLETQLEIDRQILEPFKQLAEQGASSQLQLIEKQRQLEATRRSLAEAREQLQTISFQSQSVQAQLRASLVKSQNALDLVTLRAPVAGTVIDLEAQTGLVVNNTTSLLKLVPIDDLVAQTFARDSDIAFIRAGQDAEISFTTYDKTIYGTLPGSVTLVSQDSLPPEPPYDYPHFPVTLALSAQSLSKNGKTFELQPGMALNAEIKLQKRTIFQLMFSRMSKTTDAVRTMR is encoded by the coding sequence ATGTCTCAGAAATCTCTCCCCAGCCCCTCAGCGAACCGCGTCAATGAATCGGGCGATGAAGCGCTGCGACTGGAATCAAGGCCGTCTCCAGTGCTACCGGCTGTTCTGGTCGGAAGCCTTTCAGCTCTGTTTTTCGTGGTGGTGTACTTCGCCTCCACGGTGAAGATCGATCAGATCGTTTCGGTGCCCGGCAAACTGGTCACCCGACGCAGCACTCAAGACCTCACCACGCCAGAGCCTGGGGTGGTGAAGAGGGTGTTGGTCAAAAGCGGCGATGTGGTTCAACAGGGTCAGGAGCTTGTGGTGCTCGACCCGCGGGTCCAGACCAGCAATGTTGATGAACTGCAAAAGCAGCTCGAAGCGGAAGCCGCTCGTCTTCAATCGGAGCAGGCCCGCATCAGAGAAACGATCCGAGGTCTGGAGACCCAGCTCGAGATCGATCGGCAGATCCTTGAGCCCTTCAAACAGCTGGCGGAACAGGGTGCCAGCTCTCAGCTGCAATTGATTGAAAAGCAACGCCAGCTCGAAGCAACCCGACGCTCCCTGGCCGAAGCCAGGGAGCAGCTGCAAACCATTTCCTTCCAATCACAAAGCGTTCAAGCTCAGCTCAGAGCCTCCTTGGTGAAGTCTCAGAACGCTCTTGACCTGGTCACCCTCAGGGCTCCGGTCGCTGGCACCGTGATCGACCTGGAGGCTCAGACAGGCCTTGTGGTGAACAACACCACCTCCCTCCTCAAGCTGGTTCCGATTGACGACCTCGTAGCCCAGACCTTCGCCCGCGACTCAGACATCGCCTTCATCCGTGCTGGCCAGGATGCCGAGATCAGCTTCACCACATACGACAAAACCATCTATGGAACGCTCCCAGGCTCGGTCACCCTGGTAAGCCAGGACTCCTTGCCGCCGGAACCGCCCTACGACTACCCACATTTTCCCGTCACCCTGGCCCTCAGTGCCCAGAGCCTCAGCAAAAACGGCAAAACCTTCGAACTTCAGCCGGGCATGGCCCTCAACGCTGAAATCAAACTGCAAAAACGCACAATTTTCCAGCTGATGTTTAGCCGCATGAGCAAAACGACCGACGCCGTGCGCACCATGCGCTGA
- a CDS encoding calcium-binding protein: MSIFITPVPALDAAAAENPAAGSSSTGVSGDSFVVTDPTSGPIEINGPGDGGAILAASGVNNANVLLDGAVGDEIVITTAFDAAGNALDGSGSAFQVAEDFDGAVIANLDGAPISGASVDLSIETEEGTIADAAGGTIEEGGLGGDFAYYINGGAGPDQLGGSAGSDFIRGGAGDDRINAGAGDDLVRVGSGSDSVTLGAGADTVYWTVDQFEGDSVNIITDFTSGEDKIAIEADVFSRVEVDFAEDGQSFTVTLLNESGEVEGTTEVISEGDAFEFPDDFQIV; the protein is encoded by the coding sequence GTGTCCATTTTCATTACGCCCGTTCCGGCTCTTGACGCCGCCGCGGCCGAAAATCCGGCAGCTGGGTCCTCCAGCACCGGTGTCTCTGGCGACAGTTTTGTAGTAACCGATCCCACCAGCGGCCCCATTGAAATCAATGGCCCTGGTGATGGCGGCGCCATCCTCGCTGCCTCAGGTGTTAACAACGCCAACGTCCTTCTTGACGGTGCTGTCGGTGACGAGATTGTTATCACCACAGCATTTGATGCTGCCGGAAACGCCCTTGATGGCTCAGGTTCAGCCTTCCAGGTTGCTGAGGATTTCGATGGCGCTGTCATCGCTAACCTCGATGGTGCTCCCATTTCAGGCGCTAGCGTTGACCTGAGTATCGAAACTGAAGAAGGCACGATTGCTGACGCAGCAGGCGGCACGATCGAAGAAGGCGGACTCGGAGGTGACTTCGCCTACTACATCAATGGTGGTGCAGGCCCCGACCAGCTCGGTGGATCTGCAGGTAGCGACTTCATTCGTGGCGGCGCTGGCGACGACAGGATCAACGCAGGTGCTGGCGATGATCTGGTTCGTGTTGGCTCCGGCAGCGACTCCGTCACTCTGGGTGCAGGTGCCGACACGGTGTACTGGACCGTTGACCAGTTCGAAGGTGATTCCGTCAACATCATCACCGACTTCACGTCCGGTGAAGACAAGATTGCCATCGAAGCTGATGTATTCAGCCGTGTCGAAGTTGACTTCGCTGAAGACGGTCAATCTTTCACCGTCACTCTTCTGAACGAGTCCGGCGAAGTCGAGGGAACCACTGAAGTCATCTCCGAAGGCGATGCATTCGAATTCCCCGATGATTTCCAGATCGTTTGA
- a CDS encoding M48 family metallopeptidase, translating into MGSVLDVQNRVDAVRRAAYEAIQEADWEAAEGLLRRLIQLNPSAGVDVWDHLGFTLLMQGDYLGCLEVLKPFASHPQRSFWVQHKLGDAYRGLNQLDDAVRSYRLSLQEGSDSPLSFRNLLQVLDRQDPRLALGELKRWRQLATGMPDAAWDGARQAALLVPGPALVQTLQSWGLADGDCRQRLLKAACYGMDIDQVCDLLREAAAQPAGLTAWEQALQERLKRLNLLPLSRSAATNGRGAASRPQPSGGG; encoded by the coding sequence ATGGGTTCAGTGCTGGACGTGCAGAACCGAGTTGATGCAGTCAGAAGGGCTGCGTATGAGGCGATTCAAGAGGCTGACTGGGAAGCGGCGGAAGGGTTGCTGCGTCGACTCATCCAGCTCAACCCTTCGGCAGGGGTGGATGTGTGGGACCACCTCGGTTTCACCTTGCTGATGCAAGGAGATTACCTGGGATGCCTGGAGGTTTTGAAGCCGTTTGCCAGCCACCCTCAGCGCAGTTTCTGGGTGCAGCACAAGCTTGGTGATGCCTATCGGGGCCTGAATCAGCTCGATGATGCCGTGCGCTCTTATCGCCTCTCGCTCCAGGAAGGTTCCGACAGTCCGCTCAGTTTTCGCAATCTGCTGCAAGTGTTGGATCGCCAGGATCCTCGGTTGGCCCTGGGGGAGCTGAAGCGTTGGCGGCAACTGGCCACAGGGATGCCGGACGCGGCCTGGGATGGTGCCCGGCAAGCGGCTTTGTTGGTGCCAGGTCCAGCCCTCGTGCAAACGCTGCAAAGCTGGGGGTTGGCGGATGGTGACTGTCGCCAGCGTTTGCTGAAAGCGGCTTGTTACGGAATGGACATCGATCAGGTCTGCGATCTGCTGCGGGAGGCCGCGGCACAGCCAGCAGGGCTGACAGCCTGGGAACAGGCACTGCAAGAACGCCTCAAGCGCTTGAATCTTTTGCCGTTGTCGCGTTCGGCAGCCACCAACGGCCGAGGCGCTGCCTCACGACCGCAGCCAAGCGGTGGGGGCTGA
- a CDS encoding peptidase domain-containing ABC transporter produces the protein MSENVTALPIPLQNFLASQRAKLEWLRYRTGQPLLQSDRLPHQVMFIAEGAVRLIGDDPASGPFTLARLFTGEAIGWCGLVRNRPCEAVTAMEPTVVAALPARQFLQLLPSDPTLQKGCLEPARSELAELLMAWISRQPHRYSDLPGLFTELWRPGALQLLSGEALSSACPLDDNWLWLPSAPLTPRAPLGVAIEHWSPSKESRELPLGGRLLGIRRDALNEALAVRATRPSTSRASSGSAPEPLWQSARDAEELPDPIAPSSLGLTDYTLRIPQMRGRAEGSLETALICLQRLSNRYRFPFPRETARMLLSDCESRLGGITLLHLGQLLESLGLEVRPLAAPTNSLHRLETPSLLKLDDRFVLVEEASARGLVLADPTDGIRKLSPAQLKQWGEGPLQLMLIRPAESSESDQLATRFDLSWFWEVIRPYRPQLLLIFISGFVQKVLDTFFILLIMQIIDVVIITRDLGLLWPIVGVMSLLIGVKAVLALLNNVLTTDLSDRIDTNLGGQMVGHLFRLPMRFFDRRTVGDLANRFNDLRKVRAFLTGTVIDTAIDVLFIPMLAIILLSISPLMTLVVMIKVPLMFFNTWFTSKVIKRLISRRNRAWSKSQGFLVECLTAIRTLKTQNFATQARWQWLSRYRIFTGEDFKVGQMKTISGEINKLIPKASRVALILTGAILAINGEGSVGAIFIFMILGGTIAGSMVSLSTVSDQYQEARAAMDSLADVLSQKAEDSLASGSMLPLPSVTGRVDFEKVSFSYGLNGQSQMDHFDVSIDAGQVVGLVGTSGSGKSTLVQLLDGLYKPDEGRVFVDGVDISKVQIGSLRRQLGFVPQESILFDGTVMDNLRLNMPDAPYEAVVQAATVACAHEFIMTLPDGYNTQVGERGGGLSGGQKQRIAIARMVLQNPRMIILDEATSALDPTTETLVLRRLRQRFTNQTMIVVTHRLGCLRSADRILMLDRGVLVEQGSWNELMALQGAFAKLAQQQEAVVV, from the coding sequence ATGAGCGAAAACGTCACCGCACTGCCGATTCCTCTTCAGAACTTTCTGGCCTCCCAGCGGGCCAAGCTGGAATGGCTGAGGTACCGCACCGGTCAACCACTGCTGCAGTCCGACAGACTTCCCCACCAGGTGATGTTCATCGCCGAAGGAGCTGTTCGTCTCATCGGTGACGACCCTGCAAGCGGACCCTTCACCCTGGCGCGTTTGTTCACCGGTGAGGCCATCGGTTGGTGCGGGCTGGTGCGCAACCGCCCCTGCGAAGCGGTGACCGCCATGGAGCCGACCGTCGTAGCGGCCCTGCCCGCGCGTCAGTTTCTCCAACTCCTACCGAGTGATCCAACCCTTCAGAAGGGATGCCTGGAGCCGGCCAGAAGTGAGCTTGCGGAGCTGCTGATGGCCTGGATCAGCCGCCAACCCCATCGCTACAGCGATCTCCCAGGACTGTTCACAGAACTCTGGCGCCCGGGTGCCCTCCAGTTGCTGAGCGGCGAAGCGCTGAGCAGCGCCTGCCCCCTAGATGACAACTGGCTCTGGCTTCCCAGTGCTCCTCTGACGCCCCGGGCACCCCTCGGTGTAGCCATCGAACACTGGTCCCCCTCCAAGGAGTCGCGCGAGTTACCACTCGGAGGCCGTCTGCTCGGCATCCGCCGAGACGCCTTGAACGAAGCCCTGGCCGTCCGGGCCACCCGACCGAGTACGAGCCGCGCCAGCTCGGGATCAGCTCCTGAACCGCTCTGGCAAAGCGCCCGAGATGCGGAGGAGCTTCCCGATCCCATCGCCCCATCCAGCCTGGGGCTCACGGACTACACCCTGCGCATTCCTCAGATGCGCGGGCGTGCCGAAGGGAGTCTTGAAACTGCATTGATCTGCCTGCAGCGCCTCTCCAACCGCTACCGCTTCCCCTTTCCTCGTGAAACAGCGCGGATGCTGCTCAGCGACTGTGAATCACGGCTGGGTGGGATCACGCTTCTGCATCTGGGTCAGCTCCTGGAGAGTCTGGGCCTCGAGGTTCGCCCCCTCGCTGCACCCACCAACAGCCTGCACCGGCTGGAGACGCCGTCGTTGCTGAAGCTCGATGATCGCTTCGTTCTGGTGGAAGAAGCGAGTGCGCGCGGCCTGGTGCTGGCCGACCCCACAGACGGCATCCGCAAACTCAGCCCAGCGCAACTGAAACAGTGGGGTGAAGGCCCACTCCAGTTGATGCTGATCCGCCCTGCGGAATCCAGCGAAAGCGATCAACTGGCCACGCGGTTCGACTTGAGCTGGTTCTGGGAAGTCATTCGCCCATACCGCCCACAGCTGCTGCTGATTTTCATCAGCGGATTTGTGCAGAAGGTGCTGGATACATTCTTCATCCTTCTGATCATGCAGATCATCGATGTGGTGATCATCACCAGAGATCTGGGCCTGCTCTGGCCGATCGTCGGCGTCATGAGCCTTCTGATCGGTGTCAAGGCTGTGCTCGCCCTGTTGAACAACGTGCTGACCACCGACCTTTCAGACCGGATCGATACCAACCTCGGCGGTCAGATGGTGGGGCATCTGTTCCGTCTGCCAATGCGCTTCTTTGATCGGCGCACGGTCGGCGACCTCGCCAACCGCTTCAATGACCTGCGCAAGGTGCGGGCCTTTCTCACAGGCACCGTGATCGACACCGCCATTGATGTGCTGTTCATTCCAATGCTGGCGATCATCCTGCTGTCGATCTCACCCCTGATGACCTTGGTTGTGATGATCAAGGTTCCGTTGATGTTCTTCAACACCTGGTTCACTTCCAAAGTGATTAAACGCCTGATCAGCCGCCGCAATCGCGCCTGGTCGAAATCGCAGGGGTTCCTTGTGGAGTGCCTCACAGCCATCCGCACGCTGAAAACACAGAACTTCGCCACGCAGGCCCGCTGGCAATGGCTCAGCCGCTACCGAATCTTCACCGGTGAAGATTTCAAGGTTGGTCAAATGAAGACCATTTCCGGAGAAATCAACAAACTGATTCCCAAGGCGAGCCGCGTCGCCTTGATCCTGACCGGAGCTATTCTTGCAATCAACGGCGAGGGATCTGTAGGGGCCATTTTTATTTTCATGATTCTGGGTGGAACTATCGCCGGCTCGATGGTGTCGTTATCAACCGTTTCAGATCAGTACCAAGAAGCACGTGCCGCCATGGACTCCCTGGCCGATGTACTCAGTCAGAAAGCGGAAGATTCACTTGCCAGCGGCTCGATGCTGCCGCTGCCGTCCGTGACAGGTCGTGTTGATTTCGAAAAGGTGTCGTTCTCCTATGGCCTGAACGGACAGAGCCAAATGGATCATTTCGATGTGTCCATCGACGCGGGCCAAGTGGTCGGACTGGTGGGAACCAGCGGCAGCGGCAAAAGCACCTTGGTGCAGCTCCTTGATGGCCTCTACAAACCTGATGAAGGCCGGGTCTTCGTCGATGGTGTTGATATCAGCAAGGTTCAGATCGGCAGTCTGCGGCGCCAGCTGGGCTTCGTACCGCAGGAATCGATCCTGTTTGACGGCACGGTGATGGACAACCTGCGCCTGAACATGCCGGATGCGCCCTACGAGGCCGTGGTGCAGGCCGCCACCGTGGCCTGTGCTCACGAATTCATCATGACGCTGCCTGACGGCTACAACACCCAGGTGGGCGAACGCGGTGGCGGTCTCTCCGGCGGCCAGAAGCAGCGAATTGCCATTGCCCGGATGGTGCTTCAGAACCCACGCATGATCATTCTCGATGAGGCCACCTCGGCCCTCGACCCCACCACAGAAACCCTTGTCCTGCGCCGCCTGCGCCAACGGTTCACGAACCAGACCATGATTGTGGTCACGCACCGGCTCGGTTGCCTGCGAAGCGCTGACAGAATACTCATGCTCGACCGCGGTGTGCTGGTGGAGCAGGGCAGTTGGAACGAGTTGATGGCCTTGCAAGGCGCCTTTGCCAAGCTGGCGCAGCAGCAGGAAGCTGTTGTGGTCTGA
- a CDS encoding glycosyltransferase family 4 protein, translating to MHVRFYGHLRAGFGLAGGARATARCLQAAGCTLDYVDLALASHAAVQAMPQDTSCLDQQQITPQVDLVHTNPNILASNPELLQRQPLSAPLRIGYWAWELEAFPDGWERFFGDYDEIWCPSSFTAQSLALRSPIPVIALPHLPDWSHLDERRRLRQQQRRQRQDRLPFTFLTLFDFWSTPERKNPEAVIRAFQKAFPRHAQDQPSVQLLIKASSAEQFPEQAMAMDALTAGDPRIRWIKALLSNEQLDALYDEADALVSLHRAEGFGLTLAEAMALGMPVIATGYSGNLDFMPPGSAALIPWQLQPLERSYGDYLAGCHWAEPDLSAAAAAMRRLAGNPGHAEQLGDAGSRLVRERLSPHRLAAVVRQRLGRWWLPNATTAKDSSA from the coding sequence ATGCACGTGCGTTTTTATGGCCACCTCCGCGCTGGCTTTGGGCTCGCCGGAGGAGCCCGGGCCACGGCCCGCTGCCTGCAGGCCGCAGGCTGCACCCTCGACTACGTGGATCTGGCACTGGCCAGTCATGCCGCAGTGCAAGCCATGCCGCAGGACACGTCATGCCTAGACCAGCAGCAGATCACCCCTCAAGTGGACCTGGTCCACACCAACCCCAACATCCTCGCCAGCAATCCTGAACTGCTCCAACGCCAACCCCTCAGCGCACCCCTGCGCATCGGTTACTGGGCCTGGGAGCTTGAAGCGTTTCCTGATGGATGGGAGCGCTTCTTTGGCGACTACGACGAAATCTGGTGCCCCAGCAGTTTCACGGCACAGTCCCTCGCTCTGCGATCACCGATTCCAGTGATCGCCTTACCCCATCTCCCCGACTGGTCGCACCTGGACGAACGCCGCCGACTGCGTCAGCAACAGCGCCGCCAACGCCAAGACCGGCTCCCTTTCACCTTTCTCACGCTCTTCGATTTCTGGAGCACTCCGGAGCGCAAAAACCCGGAAGCGGTGATCCGCGCCTTCCAAAAGGCCTTTCCCAGACATGCGCAGGATCAACCCTCGGTTCAGCTGCTGATCAAAGCCAGCAGCGCCGAACAGTTTCCGGAACAGGCCATGGCCATGGATGCCCTGACAGCGGGCGATCCGCGCATCCGCTGGATCAAGGCCTTGCTGAGCAATGAGCAGCTCGATGCGCTCTACGACGAAGCCGACGCCCTCGTCAGCCTGCACCGCGCCGAAGGATTCGGGCTCACTCTTGCCGAAGCGATGGCGTTGGGTATGCCCGTGATCGCCACGGGCTACTCCGGCAACCTCGATTTCATGCCGCCGGGCAGTGCAGCACTGATTCCCTGGCAGCTCCAGCCTCTGGAACGGAGCTATGGCGACTACCTCGCTGGTTGCCACTGGGCTGAACCCGATCTCTCAGCTGCTGCAGCGGCCATGCGCCGCCTCGCCGGAAACCCCGGCCATGCAGAACAACTCGGGGATGCAGGCAGCCGATTGGTCAGGGAGCGGCTCAGCCCCCACCGCTTGGCTGCGGTCGTGAGGCAGCGCCTCGGCCGTTGGTGGCTGCCGAACGCGACAACGGCAAAAGATTCAAGCGCTTGA